A window of the Eschrichtius robustus isolate mEscRob2 chromosome 5, mEscRob2.pri, whole genome shotgun sequence genome harbors these coding sequences:
- the ALPI gene encoding intestinal-type alkaline phosphatase — MQGAWVLLLLGLQLRLSLGFTPVEEKDPAFWNRQAAQALDVAKKLQPIQTAAKNLILFLGDGMGVPTVTATRILKGQMNGKLGAETPLAMDQFPYLALSKTYNVDRQVPDSAGTATAYLCGVKANMKTIGVSAAARYNECSTVRGNEVMSVMNRAKRAGKSVGVVTTTRVQHASPAGTYAHTVNRNWYSDTDMPAQAKKEGCQDIATQLIYNMDIDVILGGGRKYMFPEGTPDPEYPGDASQNGTRKDRKNLVQEWQAKYQGTQYVWNRTALIQASKDPSVTHLMGLFEPADMKYEAQRDHTKDPSLQEMTEAALRVLSRNPRGFYLFVEGGRIDHGHHEGVAYRALTEAVMFDNAIAAASQLTREADTLILVTADHSHVFSFGGYTLRGSSVFGLGFGKAADGKSYTSILYGNGPGYALGGASRPDVNDSESSDPAYRQQAAVPLGSETHGGEDVAVFARGPQAHLVHGVQEQSFVAHVMAFAACLEPYATDCRLQPPSDAAHRAACPPSLALLVGALLPLLLAPGPR; from the exons atgcagggggcctgggtgctGCTGCTGCTAGGCCTGCAGCTACGGCTGTCCCTCGGCTTCACCCCAG TTGAAGAGAAAGACCCAGCCTTCTGGAACCGCCAGGCAGCCCAGGCCCTGGATGTTGCTAAGAAGCTGCAACCCATCCAGACGGCTGCCAAGAATCTCATTCTCTTCCTGGGGGACG GGATGGGGGTGCCCACGGTGACAGCCACTCGGATCCTAAAGGGGCAGATGAATGGCAAACTGGGAGCTGAGACGCCCCTGGCCATGGACCAATTCCCGTACCTGGCTCTGTCCAAG ACATACAACGTGGACAGACAGGTGCCAGACAGCGCAGGCACGGCCACTGCCTACCTGTGCGGGGTCAAGGCCAACATGAAGACCATTGGTGTAAGTGCAGCTGCCCGCTACAACGAGTGCAGCACGGTACGTGGCAATGAGGTCATGTCTGTGATGAACCGGGCCAAGAGAGCAG ggaagtccgtgGGAGTGGTGACCACTACGAGGGTGCAGCATGCCTCGCCAGCTGGTACCTATGCACACACGGTGAACCGTAACTGGTATTCGGACACGGACATGCCCGCCCAGGCGAAGAAGGAGGGCTGCCAGGACATCGCCACGCAGCTCATCTACAACATGGACATTGAC GTGATCCTGGGTGGAGGCCGAAAGTACATGTTTCCTGAGGGGACCCCAGACCCTGAGTACCCAGGCGATGCCAGTCAGAACGGAACCCGGAAGGACAGGAAGAACCTGGTGCAGGAGTGGCAGGCCAAGTACCAG ggcacCCAGTACGTGTGGAACCGCACGGCGCTCATTCAGGCATCTAAGGACCCCAGTGTAACACACCTCATGG GCCTCTTTGAGCCAGCAGACATGAAGTATGAGGCCCAGCGAGACCACACCAAGGACCCATCCCTGCAGGAGATGACAGAGGCAGCCCTGCGTGTGCTGAGCAGGAACCCCCGTGGCTTCTACCTCTTCGTGGAGG GAGGCCGCATTGACCACGGTCACCATGAAGGCGTAGCTTATAGGGCGCTGACCGAGGCGGTCATGTTCGACAATGCCATTGCCGCGGCCAGCCAGCTCACTAGGGAAGCGGACACGCTGATCCTCGTCACCGCCGACCACTCCCACGTCTTCTCTTTTGGCGGCTACACGCTGCGTGGAAGCTCCGTTTTCG GGCTGGGTTTTGGCAAGGCCGCTGACGGCAAGTCCTACACCTCCATCCTCTATGGCAATGGCCCGGGGTACGCGCTTGGCGGAGCCTCAAGGCCCGACGTCAACGACAGCGAAAGCA GTGACCCCGCGTACCGGCAGCAGGCGGCCGTGCCGCTGGGGAGCGAGACCCACGGCGGCGAGGACGTGGCGGTGTTCGCGCGCGGCCCGCAGGCGCACCTGGTGCACGGCGTGCAGGAGCAGAGCTTCGTGGCGCACGTCATGGCCTTCGCCGCCTGCCTGGAGCCCTACGCCACCGACTGCCGCCTGCAGCCCCCCTCCGACGCCGCGCACCGGGCCGCCTGCCCGCCCTCGCTGGCGCTGCTGGTCGGGgcgctgctgccgctgctgctggcGCCCGGCCCGCGATGA
- the ECEL1 gene encoding endothelin-converting enzyme-like 1 isoform X1, whose translation MEAPYSMTAHYDEFQEVKYVSRCGGGGARGTSLPPGFPLSAGRSAPGARAGLPRWNRREVCLLSGLVFAAGLCAILAAMLALKYLGPGAAGGATCSEGCPERKAFARAARFLASNLDASIDPCQDFYSFACGGWLRRHAIPDDKLTYGTIAAIGEQNEERLRRLLARSGGGPGGAAQRKVRAFFRSCLDMGEIERLGPRPMLEVIEDCGGWDLGGAAERPGAAAPWDLNRLLYKAQGVYSAAALFSLTVSLDDRNSSRYVIRIDQDGLTLPERTLYLAQDEESEKILAAYRVFMERLLSLLGAEAVEEKAREILQLEQQLANITVSEYDDLRRGVSSVYNKVTLGQLQKITPHLRWKWLLDQIFQEDFSEDEELVLLATDYMQQVSQLIRSTPRRILHNYLVWRVVVVLSEHLSPPFREALHELAREMEGSDKPQELARVCLGQANRHFGMALGALFVHEHFSAASKAKVQQLVEDIKYILGQRLEELDWMDAETKAAARAKLQYMMVMVGYPDFLLKPEAVDKEYEFEVHEKTYFKNILNSIRFSIQLSVKKIRQEVDKSTWLLPPQALNAYYLPNKNQMVFPAGILQPTLYDPDFPQSLNYGGIGTIIGHELTHGYDDWGGQYDRSGNLLHWWTEDSHSRFLRKAECIVHLYDNFTVYNQRVNGKHTLGENIADMGGLKLAYYAYQKWVREHGPEHPLHRLKYTHNQLFFIAFAQNWCIKRRSQSIYLQVLTDKHAPEHYRVLGSVSQFEEFGRAFHCPKDSPMNPAHKCSVW comes from the exons ATGGAGGCCCCGTATTCGATGACAGCACACTACGACGAGTTCCAGGAGGTCAAGTACGTGAGCCGGTGCGGTGGGGGAGGCGCGCGGGGAACTTCGCTGCCCCCCGGCTTCCCGCTGAGTGCGGGGCGCAGCGCCCCCGGGGCCCGGGCCGGGCTGCCGCGCTGGAACCGGCGCGAGGTGTGCCTGCTGTCGGGGCTGGTGTTCGCCGCGGGCCTCTGTGCCATCCTGGCCGCCATGCTGGCTCTCAAGTACCTGGGCCCGGGAGCTGCGGGCGGCGCCACCTGCTCCGAGGGCTGCCCGGAGCGAAAGGCCTTCGCGCGCGCCGCCCGCTTCTTGGCCTCCAACCTGGACGCCAGCATAGACCCGTGCCAGGACTTCTACTCCTTTGCGTGCGGCGGCTGGCTGCGGCGCCACGCCATCCCGGACGACAAGCTCACCTACGGCACCATCGCGGCCATCGGCGAGCAGAACGAGGAGCGCCTGCGGCGCTTGCTGGCGCGGTCCGGGGGTGGGCCCGGCGGCGCAGCCCAGCGCAAGGTGCGCGCTTTCTTCCGCTCCTGCCTGGACATGGGTGAAATCGAACGGCTCGGCCCGCGGCCCATGCTCGAGGTCATCGAGGACTGCGGGGGCTGGGACCTGGGTGGCGCGGCGGAGCGCCCGGGGGCGGCGGCGCCCTGGGACCTCAACCGGCTGCTGTACAAGGCTCAGGGCGTGTACAGCGCCGCCGCGCTCTTCTCGCTCACCGTCAGTCTGGACGACAGGAACTCCTCGCGCTACGTCATCCGC ATTGACCAGGATGGGCTCACCCTGCCAGAGAGGACCTTGTACTTAGCTCAGGATGAGGAGAGTGAGAAG ATCCTGGCAGCGTACCGGGTGTTCATGGAGCGCCTGCTCAGCCTCTTGGGTGCTGAGGCTGTGGAGGAGAAGGCCCGGGAGATCCTGCAGCTGGAGCAGCAGCTGGCCAAC ATCACAGTGTCAGAGTATGATGACCTCCGGCGAGGTGTTAGCTCCGTATACAACAAGGTGACACTGGGGCAGCTGCAGAAGATCACCCCCCAC CTGCGGTGGAAGTGGCTACTGGACCAGATCTTCCAGGAGGACTTCTCAGAGGATGAGGAGCTGGTGCTTCTGGCTACAGACTATATGCAGCAGGTGTCCCAGCTCATCCGCTCCACACCCCGCAG GATCCTACACAACTACCTGGTGTGGCGCGTGGTGGTGGTCCTGAGCGAGCACCTGTCCCCACCGTTCCGAGAGGCCCTGCACGAGCTGGCACGGGAGATGGAGGGCAGCGACAAGCCACAGGAGTTGGCCCGTGTCTGCCTGGGCCAGGCCAACCGTCACTTTGGCATGGCGCTCGGTGCCCTCTTTGTACATGAGCACTTCTCAGCTGCCAGCAAGGCCAAG GTACAGCAGCTGGTAGAAGACATCAAGTACATCTTGGGCCAGCGCCTGGAGGAGCTGGACTGGATGGATGCTGAGACCAAGGCGGCCGCTCGGGCCAAG CTCCAGTacatgatggtgatggtgggctACCCGGACTTCCTGCTCAAACCCGAGGCTGTGGACAAGGAGTATGAG TTTGAGGTCCATGAGAAGACCTACTTCAAGAACATCTTGAACAGCATCCGCTTCAGCATCCAGCTCTCCGTCAAGAAGATCCGGCAGGAGGTGGACAAGTCCAC GTGGCTCCTCCCCCCACAGGCGCTCAATGCCTACTATCTACCCAACAAGAACCAGATGG TGTTCCCCGCTGGAATCCTGCAGCCTACACTGTACGACCCTGACTTTCCGCA GTCTCTGAACTACGGGGGCATTGGCACCATCATCGGGCATGAGCTGACCCATGGCTACGATGACTGGG GGGGCCAGTATGACCGCTCGGGCAACCTGCTGCACTGGTGGACAGAGGACTCCCACAGCCGCTTCCTGCGCAAGGCCGAGTGCATCGTCCACCTCTACGACAACTTCACCGTCTACAACCAGCGG GTGAATGGGAAGCACACACTTGGAGAGAACATTGCGGACATGGGCGGCCTCAAGCTCGCCTACTAT GCCTATCAGAAGTGGGTGCGCGAGCACGGCCCCGAGCACCCGCTGCACCGGCTCAAGTACACGCACAATCAGCTCTTCTTCATCGCCTTTGCCCAG AACTGGTGCATCAAGCGGCGGTCGCAGTCCATCTACCTGCAGGTGCTGACCGACAAGCACGCACCTGAGCACTACAG ggTGCTGGGCAGCGTGTCCCAGTTCGAGGAGTTCGGCCGGGCCTTCCATTGCCCCAAGGACTCGCCCATGAACCCTGCCCACAAGTGCTCTGTGTGGTGA
- the ECEL1 gene encoding endothelin-converting enzyme-like 1 isoform X2 encodes MEAPYSMTAHYDEFQEVKYVSRCGGGGARGTSLPPGFPLSAGRSAPGARAGLPRWNRREVCLLSGLVFAAGLCAILAAMLALKYLGPGAAGGATCSEGCPERKAFARAARFLASNLDASIDPCQDFYSFACGGWLRRHAIPDDKLTYGTIAAIGEQNEERLRRLLARSGGGPGGAAQRKVRAFFRSCLDMGEIERLGPRPMLEVIEDCGGWDLGGAAERPGAAAPWDLNRLLYKAQGVYSAAALFSLTVSLDDRNSSRYVIRIDQDGLTLPERTLYLAQDEESEKILAAYRVFMERLLSLLGAEAVEEKAREILQLEQQLANITVSEYDDLRRGVSSVYNKVTLGQLQKITPHLRWKWLLDQIFQEDFSEDEELVLLATDYMQQVSQLIRSTPRRILHNYLVWRVVVVLSEHLSPPFREALHELAREMEGSDKPQELARVCLGQANRHFGMALGALFVHEHFSAASKAKVQQLVEDIKYILGQRLEELDWMDAETKAAARAKLQYMMVMVGYPDFLLKPEAVDKEYEFEVHEKTYFKNILNSIRFSIQLSVKKIRQEVDKWLLPPQALNAYYLPNKNQMVFPAGILQPTLYDPDFPQSLNYGGIGTIIGHELTHGYDDWGGQYDRSGNLLHWWTEDSHSRFLRKAECIVHLYDNFTVYNQRVNGKHTLGENIADMGGLKLAYYAYQKWVREHGPEHPLHRLKYTHNQLFFIAFAQNWCIKRRSQSIYLQVLTDKHAPEHYRVLGSVSQFEEFGRAFHCPKDSPMNPAHKCSVW; translated from the exons ATGGAGGCCCCGTATTCGATGACAGCACACTACGACGAGTTCCAGGAGGTCAAGTACGTGAGCCGGTGCGGTGGGGGAGGCGCGCGGGGAACTTCGCTGCCCCCCGGCTTCCCGCTGAGTGCGGGGCGCAGCGCCCCCGGGGCCCGGGCCGGGCTGCCGCGCTGGAACCGGCGCGAGGTGTGCCTGCTGTCGGGGCTGGTGTTCGCCGCGGGCCTCTGTGCCATCCTGGCCGCCATGCTGGCTCTCAAGTACCTGGGCCCGGGAGCTGCGGGCGGCGCCACCTGCTCCGAGGGCTGCCCGGAGCGAAAGGCCTTCGCGCGCGCCGCCCGCTTCTTGGCCTCCAACCTGGACGCCAGCATAGACCCGTGCCAGGACTTCTACTCCTTTGCGTGCGGCGGCTGGCTGCGGCGCCACGCCATCCCGGACGACAAGCTCACCTACGGCACCATCGCGGCCATCGGCGAGCAGAACGAGGAGCGCCTGCGGCGCTTGCTGGCGCGGTCCGGGGGTGGGCCCGGCGGCGCAGCCCAGCGCAAGGTGCGCGCTTTCTTCCGCTCCTGCCTGGACATGGGTGAAATCGAACGGCTCGGCCCGCGGCCCATGCTCGAGGTCATCGAGGACTGCGGGGGCTGGGACCTGGGTGGCGCGGCGGAGCGCCCGGGGGCGGCGGCGCCCTGGGACCTCAACCGGCTGCTGTACAAGGCTCAGGGCGTGTACAGCGCCGCCGCGCTCTTCTCGCTCACCGTCAGTCTGGACGACAGGAACTCCTCGCGCTACGTCATCCGC ATTGACCAGGATGGGCTCACCCTGCCAGAGAGGACCTTGTACTTAGCTCAGGATGAGGAGAGTGAGAAG ATCCTGGCAGCGTACCGGGTGTTCATGGAGCGCCTGCTCAGCCTCTTGGGTGCTGAGGCTGTGGAGGAGAAGGCCCGGGAGATCCTGCAGCTGGAGCAGCAGCTGGCCAAC ATCACAGTGTCAGAGTATGATGACCTCCGGCGAGGTGTTAGCTCCGTATACAACAAGGTGACACTGGGGCAGCTGCAGAAGATCACCCCCCAC CTGCGGTGGAAGTGGCTACTGGACCAGATCTTCCAGGAGGACTTCTCAGAGGATGAGGAGCTGGTGCTTCTGGCTACAGACTATATGCAGCAGGTGTCCCAGCTCATCCGCTCCACACCCCGCAG GATCCTACACAACTACCTGGTGTGGCGCGTGGTGGTGGTCCTGAGCGAGCACCTGTCCCCACCGTTCCGAGAGGCCCTGCACGAGCTGGCACGGGAGATGGAGGGCAGCGACAAGCCACAGGAGTTGGCCCGTGTCTGCCTGGGCCAGGCCAACCGTCACTTTGGCATGGCGCTCGGTGCCCTCTTTGTACATGAGCACTTCTCAGCTGCCAGCAAGGCCAAG GTACAGCAGCTGGTAGAAGACATCAAGTACATCTTGGGCCAGCGCCTGGAGGAGCTGGACTGGATGGATGCTGAGACCAAGGCGGCCGCTCGGGCCAAG CTCCAGTacatgatggtgatggtgggctACCCGGACTTCCTGCTCAAACCCGAGGCTGTGGACAAGGAGTATGAG TTTGAGGTCCATGAGAAGACCTACTTCAAGAACATCTTGAACAGCATCCGCTTCAGCATCCAGCTCTCCGTCAAGAAGATCCGGCAGGAGGTGGACAA GTGGCTCCTCCCCCCACAGGCGCTCAATGCCTACTATCTACCCAACAAGAACCAGATGG TGTTCCCCGCTGGAATCCTGCAGCCTACACTGTACGACCCTGACTTTCCGCA GTCTCTGAACTACGGGGGCATTGGCACCATCATCGGGCATGAGCTGACCCATGGCTACGATGACTGGG GGGGCCAGTATGACCGCTCGGGCAACCTGCTGCACTGGTGGACAGAGGACTCCCACAGCCGCTTCCTGCGCAAGGCCGAGTGCATCGTCCACCTCTACGACAACTTCACCGTCTACAACCAGCGG GTGAATGGGAAGCACACACTTGGAGAGAACATTGCGGACATGGGCGGCCTCAAGCTCGCCTACTAT GCCTATCAGAAGTGGGTGCGCGAGCACGGCCCCGAGCACCCGCTGCACCGGCTCAAGTACACGCACAATCAGCTCTTCTTCATCGCCTTTGCCCAG AACTGGTGCATCAAGCGGCGGTCGCAGTCCATCTACCTGCAGGTGCTGACCGACAAGCACGCACCTGAGCACTACAG ggTGCTGGGCAGCGTGTCCCAGTTCGAGGAGTTCGGCCGGGCCTTCCATTGCCCCAAGGACTCGCCCATGAACCCTGCCCACAAGTGCTCTGTGTGGTGA